From Arthrobacter sp. FW306-2-2C-D06B, a single genomic window includes:
- a CDS encoding CitMHS family transporter, translating to MLVLLGFAMIAVFMVLIMTKKLTPVLALIIVPTIFGLFAGAGLGIGSMVMDSMKSMTSTAALLMFAIVYFGLMIDVGLFDPLVKFILRKLGNDPAKVVLGTAILAAAVSLDGDGSTTFILTTAAMLPVYLRLKMSPVVLTCVAGLANGTMNILPWGGPTARAATALKVDVNDVFVPMVPSLIAGLVVVFVFSWLLGLQERNRLRATAPEIWGDVADAGDVFDGGTHRGGTGTRGGSGVVVLERTETLVDLADTGLTATALDPHRKTLRPKLFWFNLGLTVAVMVMLVANLVPLPYVFMVGSAIALLVNFPKVREQGAQLVAHAPSIVAVVSMVMAAAVLTGVLNGTGMVKEMSAWLVHIIPAEMGPFMAVITGLLSIPMTFFMSNDAFYFGVLPVLSETAAHYGISGAEMARASITGQPFHLQSPLVPAILLLVSLAKVELGDHHKKVLWRTAVISVVMLAVGMLTGAIGIG from the coding sequence GTGCTGGTATTGCTTGGATTCGCAATGATTGCGGTGTTCATGGTCCTGATCATGACAAAGAAGTTGACGCCCGTTCTGGCGCTGATCATCGTTCCCACCATCTTCGGCCTGTTTGCCGGCGCCGGCCTCGGCATCGGAAGCATGGTGATGGACTCGATGAAGTCCATGACGTCCACGGCCGCCCTCCTGATGTTCGCGATCGTGTACTTCGGACTCATGATCGACGTCGGCCTATTCGACCCACTGGTGAAGTTCATCCTCCGCAAGCTGGGCAACGACCCCGCCAAAGTCGTCCTGGGCACCGCCATCCTCGCTGCTGCGGTATCGCTCGACGGCGACGGCTCCACCACCTTCATCCTCACCACCGCGGCGATGCTGCCCGTGTACCTCCGTTTGAAGATGAGCCCCGTGGTCCTGACCTGCGTGGCCGGCCTGGCCAACGGCACCATGAACATCCTGCCGTGGGGTGGCCCCACAGCCCGCGCCGCCACCGCCCTCAAGGTCGATGTCAACGACGTGTTTGTTCCCATGGTGCCGTCCCTCATTGCGGGCCTCGTCGTCGTGTTCGTGTTCTCCTGGCTCTTGGGCCTGCAGGAACGCAACCGCCTCCGCGCGACGGCTCCCGAGATCTGGGGCGACGTCGCCGACGCCGGTGACGTGTTCGACGGCGGGACGCACCGCGGCGGTACTGGCACCCGCGGAGGCTCCGGCGTCGTGGTCCTGGAACGCACTGAAACCCTTGTTGACCTCGCCGACACCGGCTTGACCGCCACCGCGCTCGATCCCCACCGCAAGACCCTGCGCCCGAAGCTCTTCTGGTTCAACCTCGGATTGACGGTCGCTGTCATGGTGATGCTCGTGGCCAACCTGGTGCCGCTGCCGTACGTCTTCATGGTGGGTTCCGCGATTGCCCTGTTGGTGAACTTCCCCAAGGTCAGGGAACAGGGCGCGCAGCTGGTGGCCCACGCACCGTCCATCGTGGCCGTGGTCAGCATGGTCATGGCTGCAGCTGTCCTCACGGGTGTCCTCAACGGCACCGGCATGGTCAAAGAGATGTCGGCGTGGCTGGTCCACATCATCCCCGCCGAGATGGGTCCGTTCATGGCCGTCATCACCGGCCTGCTCAGCATCCCGATGACGTTCTTCATGAGCAACGACGCCTTCTACTTCGGCGTCCTGCCGGTCCTGAGCGAAACCGCCGCGCACTACGGCATCAGCGGCGCGGAAATGGCGCGCGCTTCCATCACCGGCCAGCCCTTCCACCTCCAGAGCCCCCTGGTCCCGGCGATCCTGCTGCTGGTGTCCCTGGCGAAGGTTGAACTGGGAGACCACCACAAGAAGGTCCTGTGGCGCACGGCGGTCATCTCCGTCGTCATGCTCGCAGTCGGCATGCTGACAGGAGCCATCGGCATCGGGTGA
- a CDS encoding LLM class flavin-dependent oxidoreductase, translated as MSPQQRTLHLNAFLMSTGHHEASWRLPESNPRASTDIRHYQNLAQIAERGTFDSIFFADSPVIFGDVGRRPAGKLEPTVLLTAIAAATEKIGLIATASTTYNDPFNLARRFASVDFVSGGRAGWNVVTTAGPEAARNFGIDDQPAHATRYERAAEFLEVAAKLWDSWEDDAVLADKEAGVWADSAKVRPINHAGKHFRVQGPLNVPRSPQGHPLIVQAGSSENGKGLAARYAEAVFTAQQTLEDAQAFYADLKARTVALGRAAESIKILPGIVPVIASTQAEALRLERELDELIRPEYARAELAKTLRVKPEDLPLDRQLPADLPDEDSIQGAKSRYTLIVELARREKLTVRQLIGRLGGGRGHLTFAGTPEQVADAIQLWFENGAADGFNIMPAVLPSGLETFVDQVVPVLRQRGLFRTEYTGRTLREHYGLERPANRFSAVGPLAGA; from the coding sequence ATGAGCCCGCAGCAACGCACACTCCACCTCAACGCATTCCTCATGAGCACCGGCCACCACGAGGCGTCGTGGCGGCTGCCGGAAAGCAACCCGCGCGCCAGCACCGACATCCGGCACTATCAAAACCTCGCACAAATCGCCGAGCGCGGCACATTCGACTCCATCTTCTTCGCCGACTCCCCCGTGATCTTCGGCGACGTCGGACGCCGTCCCGCGGGGAAGCTGGAACCGACGGTGCTGCTCACCGCGATTGCGGCCGCCACCGAAAAGATCGGCCTCATCGCCACGGCGTCCACCACGTACAACGACCCTTTCAACTTGGCCCGTCGCTTCGCTTCGGTTGACTTCGTGAGCGGCGGGAGGGCCGGCTGGAACGTGGTGACCACAGCCGGACCGGAAGCTGCGCGGAACTTCGGCATAGACGATCAGCCTGCCCATGCGACCCGCTATGAACGGGCAGCCGAGTTCCTGGAAGTGGCCGCGAAGCTCTGGGACAGCTGGGAGGATGACGCCGTGCTTGCGGACAAGGAGGCAGGCGTCTGGGCAGACTCCGCCAAGGTCCGGCCCATCAACCACGCAGGCAAGCACTTCCGCGTCCAAGGGCCGCTCAATGTGCCGCGCTCGCCCCAGGGCCATCCCCTGATCGTCCAGGCAGGCTCCTCCGAGAACGGCAAGGGCCTGGCGGCGAGGTATGCCGAGGCCGTGTTCACCGCCCAACAAACCCTGGAAGATGCCCAGGCGTTCTACGCCGACCTCAAGGCTCGGACCGTCGCACTCGGCCGGGCGGCTGAGAGCATCAAGATCCTGCCGGGAATTGTCCCGGTGATCGCTTCCACGCAAGCCGAAGCGCTGCGCCTGGAACGTGAACTGGATGAGCTGATCCGCCCCGAATATGCGAGGGCCGAGCTGGCCAAGACGCTCCGCGTGAAGCCTGAAGACCTTCCCCTGGACCGTCAGCTTCCCGCGGATCTCCCGGACGAGGACTCGATCCAAGGAGCCAAGAGCCGCTATACCCTCATTGTGGAGCTGGCCCGCCGCGAGAAACTTACGGTGCGCCAGCTGATCGGCAGGCTGGGAGGCGGCCGCGGCCACCTGACCTTCGCGGGAACCCCGGAGCAAGTTGCCGACGCGATCCAGCTGTGGTTCGAAAACGGCGCGGCCGACGGCTTCAACATCATGCCGGCTGTTCTACCGTCAGGTCTCGAGACGTTTGTTGACCAGGTGGTGCCGGTGCTGCGCCAACGAGGTCTGTTCCGCACTGAATACACCGGCAGAACGCTGCGGGAACACTACGGTTTGGAACGCCCTGCCAACCGGTTCTCAGCGGTGGGGCCGCTCGCCGGCGCCTGA
- a CDS encoding response regulator, producing the protein MSEDFRVLIVDDDFHVAKLHAAYVESVAGFLALAPVGSTAQALQSVHSLRPDLVLLDVYLPDGSGLDLLGQLDVDAMMLTAASDAVSIRTALRRGALAYLLKPFTAESLSQQLRSYARYRRILGRQHAVDQDTIERAKRALVAGDVAPSGKPRSATEASVLDSLAPGEQYSATEVAERVGVSRATAQRYLSSLADDGAVEIQLRYGSTGRPEHRYGVPARLSPK; encoded by the coding sequence GTGAGCGAAGACTTCAGGGTGTTGATCGTGGATGACGATTTCCACGTCGCCAAGCTCCATGCCGCCTACGTGGAATCTGTGGCCGGTTTCCTTGCCTTGGCGCCGGTGGGATCCACGGCGCAGGCGCTACAGTCCGTGCATAGCCTTCGGCCGGACCTCGTGTTGCTGGACGTTTATCTGCCGGACGGTTCGGGCCTGGATCTTCTGGGCCAACTCGATGTGGATGCCATGATGCTGACGGCAGCGTCCGACGCCGTGTCCATCAGGACAGCCCTGCGCCGCGGGGCTTTGGCGTATCTGCTGAAACCGTTCACAGCTGAATCTCTGTCGCAGCAACTGCGTTCATATGCCAGATACCGGCGGATCCTTGGCCGCCAACATGCCGTGGACCAGGACACGATCGAACGGGCCAAGCGGGCGCTCGTCGCCGGTGACGTGGCGCCGTCGGGAAAGCCCCGTTCGGCGACCGAAGCGTCCGTACTGGATTCCTTGGCACCGGGGGAACAATACTCGGCCACGGAAGTGGCCGAACGGGTGGGCGTCTCGCGCGCCACGGCGCAACGGTACCTGTCCTCGCTCGCCGATGATGGCGCCGTCGAGATCCAGCTGCGTTACGGCAGCACCGGCCGCCCCGAGCACCGCTACGGCGTCCCCGCGCGGCTCTCCCCCAAGTAG
- a CDS encoding inositol monophosphatase family protein, with the protein MTADVLDLLAVAHAAAAAGAEVLAARPAGPDSAGNLGVVNKGDAGDWVTAFDVAAENAVRGAITAARPHDTITGEEHGTTRPEEPSGYRWSIDPLDGTTNFIRNIVYYATSVAVADADGVWLAGVVNAPALGRIYSAARGHGAWLEENGQRTQLSGPLLGRTGLIVASGFSYDPATRAEQFAGLGNLMEGFADLRRLGSAALDLCLVADGTHDAFGERGLNEHDYAAGALIAEEAGCWVRRPRLTSPLDGGPTDADRLEAWTCAGTLELSGKFPL; encoded by the coding sequence ATGACGGCCGATGTCTTGGACCTTCTCGCTGTCGCCCACGCGGCTGCCGCGGCAGGCGCAGAGGTGCTCGCGGCCAGGCCTGCGGGCCCCGACTCGGCGGGGAACCTCGGCGTCGTGAACAAAGGTGACGCCGGCGATTGGGTGACGGCCTTCGACGTCGCGGCGGAGAACGCTGTGCGGGGCGCAATTACCGCGGCCCGCCCGCACGACACCATCACGGGCGAAGAGCACGGCACCACGCGGCCCGAGGAGCCCAGTGGCTACCGATGGTCCATCGATCCGCTGGACGGCACCACCAACTTCATCCGGAATATCGTCTACTACGCCACGTCCGTGGCCGTTGCCGATGCCGACGGCGTCTGGCTGGCCGGCGTCGTCAACGCCCCGGCGCTTGGACGCATCTACTCGGCGGCACGCGGCCACGGAGCGTGGCTTGAAGAGAACGGGCAACGCACCCAACTGAGCGGACCGCTGCTCGGCCGTACGGGGCTGATTGTGGCCTCGGGGTTCAGCTACGATCCCGCCACGAGGGCCGAGCAGTTCGCCGGGCTCGGGAACCTCATGGAAGGCTTCGCCGATCTCCGCCGGCTCGGCTCCGCCGCATTGGATCTCTGCCTCGTGGCCGATGGAACCCACGACGCCTTCGGGGAGCGCGGGCTCAACGAACACGACTATGCGGCGGGTGCGTTGATCGCCGAGGAAGCCGGCTGCTGGGTCCGCCGCCCACGGCTGACCAGCCCGTTGGACGGCGGACCCACAGACGCGGACCGTTTGGAAGCGTGGACGTGCGCGGGAACCCTTGAGCTCTCGGGCAAGTTCCCGCTCTAG
- the ligA gene encoding NAD-dependent DNA ligase LigA gives MSTAESETAVPTEAVREEYENLADLVRKYRYAYYQEDAPTVSDAEFDSLYRRLEELEALHPELVSNDSPTQEVGGEVSAAFAAVEHLQRMYSLEDVFSLDELEAWVRKAEASVEKLGTAASRIAWLTELKIDGLAVNLLYRDGKLVRAATRGDGTTGEDITHNVLTIKEIPRQLSGSGFPSEVEIRGEVFIPSKAFAQFNEALIEAGKAPLANPRNAAAGSLRQKDPAETAKRPLRMFVHGIGAREGLDSTSQSETYKLLEEWGLPVSPYLKVLDSFEQVLDFIKHFGEHRHDLLHEIDGIVVKIDDFATQRALGYTSRVPRWAVAYKYPPEEVHTKLLDIQVNVGRTGRVTPYGVMEPVKVAGSTVEMATLHNQDVVKAKGVMIGDIVILRKAGDVIPEIVGPVLALRDQQDPPVREFVMPTECPSCHTPLAPAKEGDVDIRCPNAKSCPSQLRERVFHVASRGAFDIEALGWEAAIALTQPAEPETPPLRSEAALFSLKPEDLAEVRIRREKRSKGVGTGTFELVPYFYSKATAKTPSKPTATTDKLFKELEKAKTQPLWRVLVALSIRHVGPTASRALATALGSMEAIRAATEEELANVDGVGPTIAAALKEWFAVDWHQEIVDSWAAAGVRMVDERDAGIQRNLEGLTIVVTGSLPTLSRDEAKEAIIIRGGKAAGSVSKNTSYVVAGENAGSKLDKAEQLGIRVLDEDGFKALLDGVLEPVGGTAPDDEDAAVSLAGAAAAEADPAE, from the coding sequence GTGAGCACAGCAGAGAGCGAAACCGCAGTTCCAACGGAAGCCGTACGGGAAGAGTACGAAAACCTCGCGGACCTCGTCCGAAAGTACCGCTATGCGTACTACCAGGAAGATGCGCCGACTGTTTCGGACGCCGAGTTCGACTCCCTCTATCGGCGCCTGGAGGAGCTCGAGGCGCTGCATCCCGAGCTGGTGTCCAACGATTCGCCCACTCAGGAAGTGGGCGGAGAGGTTTCGGCCGCTTTCGCCGCCGTCGAGCACCTCCAGCGGATGTACAGCCTGGAGGATGTCTTCTCGTTGGACGAGTTGGAAGCGTGGGTCCGCAAGGCTGAGGCTTCGGTCGAAAAGCTGGGCACGGCGGCTTCCCGCATTGCATGGCTGACGGAGCTGAAGATCGACGGCCTGGCCGTGAACCTGCTCTACCGCGACGGCAAGCTGGTACGTGCCGCCACGCGCGGAGACGGCACCACGGGCGAGGACATCACCCACAACGTGCTCACCATCAAGGAGATCCCGCGCCAGCTTAGCGGCAGCGGATTTCCGTCCGAGGTGGAAATCCGGGGCGAAGTCTTCATTCCGTCCAAGGCATTCGCTCAATTCAACGAAGCATTGATCGAGGCCGGCAAGGCGCCGTTGGCCAATCCCCGCAACGCCGCGGCGGGTTCCCTGCGCCAGAAGGACCCCGCGGAAACCGCCAAGCGCCCCTTGCGGATGTTCGTTCACGGCATCGGGGCCCGCGAAGGCCTTGACTCCACGAGCCAGTCGGAAACGTACAAGCTGTTGGAAGAGTGGGGCCTGCCGGTCAGCCCCTATTTGAAGGTCCTGGACTCCTTCGAGCAGGTCCTCGACTTCATCAAGCACTTCGGTGAACACCGGCACGACCTCCTGCACGAGATCGACGGCATCGTGGTCAAAATCGACGACTTCGCCACTCAGCGCGCCCTCGGTTACACCTCGCGGGTTCCCCGTTGGGCCGTTGCCTACAAGTACCCGCCGGAAGAAGTCCACACCAAGCTGCTGGACATCCAGGTCAACGTCGGCCGCACCGGCCGCGTCACTCCCTACGGGGTGATGGAACCGGTCAAGGTGGCCGGATCAACCGTGGAGATGGCCACCCTGCACAACCAGGACGTGGTCAAGGCCAAGGGCGTCATGATCGGCGACATCGTGATTCTGCGGAAGGCCGGAGATGTCATTCCTGAGATCGTCGGGCCGGTACTGGCCCTGCGCGATCAGCAGGATCCTCCCGTGCGTGAGTTCGTGATGCCTACGGAATGCCCGTCCTGCCACACGCCCCTGGCTCCGGCGAAGGAAGGCGACGTCGATATCCGCTGCCCCAACGCGAAGTCCTGCCCGTCCCAGCTGCGCGAGCGTGTCTTCCATGTGGCGAGCAGGGGCGCCTTCGACATTGAGGCTCTCGGGTGGGAAGCAGCCATAGCCCTCACCCAGCCCGCCGAACCGGAAACTCCACCCCTGCGCAGCGAGGCGGCGTTGTTCAGCCTCAAGCCGGAGGACCTCGCCGAGGTCCGCATCCGGCGCGAGAAGCGCTCCAAAGGCGTGGGCACGGGAACGTTCGAACTGGTGCCCTACTTCTATTCGAAGGCCACCGCCAAGACACCCTCCAAACCCACAGCCACCACCGACAAACTGTTCAAGGAACTTGAGAAAGCCAAGACGCAACCCCTCTGGCGCGTCCTGGTTGCCCTGTCCATCCGCCACGTCGGCCCCACTGCGTCCCGCGCCCTGGCCACGGCCCTGGGGAGCATGGAAGCCATCCGGGCCGCCACCGAGGAGGAACTGGCCAACGTCGACGGGGTGGGACCGACCATTGCCGCGGCACTCAAGGAATGGTTTGCCGTTGACTGGCACCAGGAAATCGTTGATAGCTGGGCAGCCGCCGGTGTGCGCATGGTTGACGAACGCGACGCCGGTATCCAGCGGAACCTGGAAGGACTCACCATCGTGGTGACCGGCTCCCTCCCCACGCTGAGCCGGGACGAAGCCAAGGAAGCCATCATCATCAGGGGCGGCAAGGCAGCCGGCTCGGTTTCCAAGAACACCAGTTACGTCGTGGCCGGGGAGAACGCAGGCTCCAAGCTGGACAAAGCAGAGCAGCTTGGCATCCGGGTGTTGGACGAGGACGGCTTCAAGGCATTGCTCGACGGCGTCCTGGAACCTGTCGGCGGAACGGCTCCGGATGATGAAGACGCAGCCGTTTCCCTGGCTGGCGCTGCCGCGGCGGAAGCGGACCCCGCCGAATGA
- a CDS encoding sensor histidine kinase: MPRLALRFSTQTLLLQLGVVLLVVLLSGTVHAWLVYGRIGTEAENQALTLARTVASDPVIRSQVEAISKESGTPPAAVLAGGPIQAAAESARSRTGALFVVVTDETGLRLAHPDQARLGERVSTDPSDALSGKEVTTRNTGTLGPSAGAKVPVYAPGSAATPGTAATVVGEISVGYSMESLGQSLAEDIVPIALTAAGSLIAGVLASFLLRRRLQRLTLGLEPEEISTLVHDQVAVLQGVDDGVIGISADGRITVFNAAARRLLGMPEGSGTPGSPATSGSTDGHVLTGTDWADAAVPAQLKALTQPSAHDAEAVEIVAGGRVLVANARKALHRKEDLGWVVMLRDRTELQELTRQLDAVGTMSAALRAQRHEFANQLHTIAGFMSIGQHGQAKDYLARISATGPLKFPVQQAELLQDPYLQAFVGAKSVEADERGVALRIGPETLVREHVTEPQDVTTVLGNLIDNAVNAAVAGSSTQRWVELELLDEPGPDGGTLHIVVADSGDGLGGIEPERVFVEGFTTAEAADGGIARAGGQGLGLALVRQLARRRGGDVRVLEPGSPGGPGAVFMATMPGVTGTPGDAALAEPSPQAKPPAAERKEGH; this comes from the coding sequence ATGCCCAGGCTTGCCCTGCGGTTCTCGACCCAGACCCTGCTCCTCCAGCTCGGCGTCGTCCTCCTGGTGGTGCTGCTCAGCGGTACCGTCCATGCGTGGCTCGTCTATGGGCGGATCGGCACAGAGGCGGAGAACCAGGCGCTGACTTTGGCTCGAACGGTGGCCTCGGATCCGGTGATCCGTTCCCAGGTCGAAGCCATCAGCAAAGAATCGGGAACCCCGCCCGCTGCCGTTCTCGCGGGCGGCCCCATCCAAGCCGCCGCCGAGTCTGCCCGGAGCCGCACTGGTGCTTTGTTCGTGGTGGTCACGGACGAGACCGGCCTGCGGCTGGCGCACCCGGACCAGGCCCGGCTCGGCGAACGGGTCAGCACCGACCCCTCGGATGCCCTCTCCGGGAAGGAAGTCACCACCCGGAACACCGGAACCTTGGGGCCGTCCGCGGGTGCCAAAGTTCCGGTGTACGCACCAGGTTCCGCAGCGACTCCAGGTACCGCAGCGACGGTGGTGGGCGAAATCAGCGTCGGCTACTCCATGGAGTCGCTCGGCCAAAGCCTTGCCGAGGACATCGTCCCGATTGCCCTGACCGCGGCGGGCTCCCTGATTGCAGGCGTCCTGGCGTCGTTCCTCCTGCGTCGTCGATTGCAACGCCTGACCTTGGGCCTCGAACCCGAAGAAATCAGTACCCTGGTGCATGACCAGGTAGCCGTGCTTCAAGGCGTGGACGACGGCGTGATCGGCATTTCCGCCGATGGCCGCATCACCGTCTTCAATGCCGCGGCGAGGCGGCTGCTCGGCATGCCGGAAGGCTCAGGAACTCCTGGCTCCCCCGCCACCTCCGGCTCCACCGATGGACATGTCCTGACCGGCACCGACTGGGCCGACGCTGCCGTCCCAGCGCAGCTCAAGGCCCTCACTCAACCCTCCGCGCACGACGCCGAGGCCGTGGAAATCGTGGCAGGTGGCCGGGTCTTGGTTGCCAACGCCCGCAAGGCGCTGCACCGCAAGGAGGATCTCGGCTGGGTGGTCATGCTCAGGGACCGCACCGAGCTCCAGGAGCTGACGCGCCAGCTCGACGCCGTAGGCACCATGTCCGCCGCGCTCCGGGCCCAACGCCACGAATTCGCGAACCAGCTCCATACGATCGCCGGCTTCATGAGCATCGGCCAGCACGGCCAGGCCAAGGACTACCTCGCCAGGATCTCCGCCACGGGCCCCCTGAAGTTTCCCGTCCAGCAAGCCGAGCTCCTCCAGGATCCGTATTTGCAGGCCTTCGTCGGCGCGAAGAGCGTGGAAGCGGACGAACGGGGGGTGGCGTTGCGGATCGGCCCCGAGACCTTGGTGCGGGAGCACGTCACCGAGCCGCAGGACGTCACCACGGTGCTCGGCAACCTGATCGACAACGCCGTCAACGCCGCCGTCGCCGGCTCTTCGACGCAACGCTGGGTGGAACTTGAGCTGCTCGATGAACCGGGGCCCGACGGCGGCACGCTGCACATCGTCGTCGCGGACTCCGGCGACGGCCTCGGCGGCATCGAGCCCGAAAGGGTTTTCGTGGAAGGATTCACGACGGCGGAGGCCGCCGACGGCGGGATCGCCAGGGCCGGCGGGCAGGGGCTCGGCCTCGCGCTGGTCCGGCAACTCGCCCGGCGTCGCGGTGGCGACGTGCGTGTCCTGGAACCGGGCTCGCCCGGCGGCCCTGGCGCCGTCTTCATGGCCACGATGCCGGGCGTGACGGGCACGCCGGGCGATGCCGCACTGGCAGAACCGTCCCCACAGGCCAAACCACCCGCAGCCGAACGCAAGGAAGGACACTAG
- the gatC gene encoding Asp-tRNA(Asn)/Glu-tRNA(Gln) amidotransferase subunit GatC, with protein MAAINRDDVAHLARLAHIEMSAEELDRMAGELAVIVDSVKSVSEAAGDDVPATSHPIPLSNVFREDVVGHTFTAEQALSGAPDSFEGRFKVPAILDED; from the coding sequence ATGGCTGCGATCAACCGTGACGACGTCGCGCATCTTGCGCGTCTGGCTCACATTGAAATGAGTGCCGAAGAGCTGGACAGGATGGCCGGCGAGCTTGCCGTCATCGTGGACTCGGTGAAGTCCGTCAGCGAAGCTGCCGGGGACGATGTCCCGGCTACGTCCCACCCGATTCCTTTGAGCAACGTGTTCCGTGAGGACGTCGTGGGCCACACCTTCACGGCCGAGCAGGCGTTGTCCGGGGCTCCGGATTCCTTCGAGGGCCGCTTCAAGGTTCCGGCAATCCTGGATGAGGACTAA
- a CDS encoding RidA family protein: MRKTFGTGSVWEQTLGYSRAVQVDNTLFISATAASGPDGIVGDDFYSQTKYILEKLEAVLADAGFSYEDVVQSKLYLTDISKWEDAGRAHGEVFGEIRPTLSLVHVLPFLDPEMLVEIELVAQKSA, translated from the coding sequence ATGCGCAAGACATTCGGCACGGGTTCGGTCTGGGAACAGACACTTGGATACTCCCGGGCGGTCCAGGTGGACAACACGCTCTTCATTTCGGCCACGGCGGCCAGCGGCCCCGATGGCATCGTCGGCGATGACTTCTACTCGCAGACCAAATACATCCTCGAAAAGCTCGAAGCGGTCCTGGCTGACGCCGGGTTCTCTTACGAGGACGTCGTGCAGTCCAAGCTCTACCTGACCGACATCAGCAAGTGGGAAGACGCCGGCCGCGCACACGGCGAGGTCTTCGGCGAGATCCGTCCCACCCTTTCCCTGGTCCACGTCCTGCCGTTCCTCGACCCGGAAATGCTGGTCGAAATCGAACTGGTAGCCCAGAAGAGCGCCTAA
- a CDS encoding GNAT family N-acetyltransferase yields the protein MHSQITVRPALPEDYDAVARVTMASYVTAGYYGSPDHPYLEKLRDVAGRARYADVFVAERDGRVIGSVTSARAGGDFSDIGLPDELEMRTLVVDPEVQRSGAGRALVQAVVDQARSMDGINAVSLTTGATWESANALYAKTGFEREPERDWFVPGTDIKLFVYRQDVRQP from the coding sequence GTGCATTCGCAGATTACCGTCCGTCCCGCCCTGCCCGAAGACTACGACGCCGTCGCCCGAGTCACGATGGCGTCTTACGTGACCGCTGGCTACTACGGCAGCCCGGATCACCCGTACTTGGAGAAGCTGCGCGATGTGGCCGGCCGCGCCCGGTATGCCGACGTTTTCGTCGCTGAGCGCGATGGCCGGGTTATCGGCTCCGTCACGTCGGCCAGGGCCGGGGGCGACTTTTCGGACATTGGCCTTCCTGACGAACTCGAAATGCGCACCTTGGTGGTTGATCCGGAGGTTCAGCGCTCGGGCGCAGGCCGCGCCCTCGTCCAGGCAGTAGTCGACCAAGCCCGTTCCATGGATGGCATCAACGCCGTTTCCCTCACCACAGGCGCCACGTGGGAAAGCGCCAATGCCCTCTACGCCAAGACCGGATTCGAGCGGGAGCCCGAGCGCGACTGGTTCGTACCCGGGACCGACATAAAGCTGTTCGTTTACCGGCAGGATGTCCGCCAGCCATAA